The sequence below is a genomic window from Cicer arietinum cultivar CDC Frontier isolate Library 1 chromosome 6, Cicar.CDCFrontier_v2.0, whole genome shotgun sequence.
aaaatacatttatcaGATGAAATCAATCTATTTTATCATCtcgtataatatttttaagtcttaaaactttttaatattctatTGAAACTCAATCACCTAAAActttatatcattaaaaaaaatatcaatcattAAACTAGAACAATTATCCTAACTAATGTAGAGAAAGTATTGTATAGTCACAAAATTTGGACACTACTAAAAAACAAagttagaagaaaaataattaaataatatatattgttgTTAGGactaaataagtatttttaaaacATGTAGGTTAATATCCGATCCACATCAACACCGTATAAACAATCTCAAGTCGGTTTGGTCGTAGAGCTAAACAAAGGACCCACACTCATGAATTTGTCATCGGCCGGTGATCCAGCCCCAAAACATCACATCAACCGTACACGTGTCATCACCGGAGCAAAGAGGAGGCTCCCAACCCACTTTTTTGTCCTTCCATTTCTCCTCGTGATGTTTGTGCAAAATGTTAAACAACGAAAATGGTGCTGCATGTTCTTACTATATATAACCAACATTTGAGCTAAAGTTGAAGCAATAAAATTTAACcaacataataaatattaactAAGCACAAAGTGCTAGACATTTTTAGTAGTATTATTCTAAGCTTGAAATCTCAGAGTAAAGTGAAAAAAATGCCGATTTCTAGAATTGCAATTGGAAGTCCTTCTGAGTTTGGCAAAGCTGATGCACTTAAGGCTGCACTTGCTGAGTTCATCTCAATGCTCATCTTTGTCTTTGCAGGGGAAGGCTCTGGCATGGCATATAGTAAGCCTTtttattacttaaaaaaatcttCTAGAGTAACTTTGTACTTTGGTTTGCATTGACAATTTGTTAAAACATCAATTccatttaaaaagaataaaaataagaaatacaaAAGAGTTCGGTCAATTGTACCTACGTACTCAACTGTATAGCTAGCTGTTGCAATTtcattttagtaattttaaGTTTAGGATTTATGGTATGCCAGTTGTGTTTAAATATTTCGGTCTAGATTACAACATTATCCCTAAATACAATTTGAACCATGCATGCAGATGCAGTAACTAACTTTGTGGACTCTTGGGTGTGTTTTTTGACAGATAAGCTTACAAACAATGGTGCAGCAACACCAGCTGGGTTGGTAGCTGCATCACTGTCACATGCTTTTGCTCTTTTTGTTGCTGTCTCTGTTGGTGCTAACATCTCTGGTGGACATGTCAATCCTGCTGTTACATTTGGTGCCTTCATTGGTGGCCACATTACACTTATTAGAGGCCTTTTGTATTGGATTGCTCAGTTGCTTGGTTCTGTTGTTGCTTGCTTGCTCCTTAAAATTGCCACTGGTGGATTGGTAAGATACATTACATGTATACTCATTCTAAATTAAATCAGGACATATTAGTTGTAGTCTATTTTCTGAATTTGTAGGTATCACATAATATGATCTTTGTAGTCTATCACATAATATGAATTTGTAGGTATCACATAATATGatctattttcaaaattatctgtctaattaaaaaatttcgATCAGATTAGTctctcttagatgattttaaTGACTAAATTGACTACACTAAAAAAGACTAACAGAATCGaggatttttaattttagaattttattaatttctttcAAAGACCAAATTGTCATATGCCTACCAATTTCAATTATTCTGTTGTTGCCATTTTTATGTAACTAAATTTCCTTTTTAGTGGTGAATTTTAGTATTATTTGTGTATATATCTATTGCAGGAAACATCTGCATTCTCATTGTCTTCAGGAGTGGGAGCAACAAATGCACTTGTGTTTGAGATTGTGATGACTTTTGGTTTGGTTTACACAGTGTATGCCACTGCAGTAGACCCAAAGAAGGGTGACCTTGGAACAATTGCTCCAATTGCCATTGGTTTCATT
It includes:
- the LOC101508578 gene encoding aquaporin TIP1-2-like gives rise to the protein MPISRIAIGSPSEFGKADALKAALAEFISMLIFVFAGEGSGMAYNKLTNNGAATPAGLVAASLSHAFALFVAVSVGANISGGHVNPAVTFGAFIGGHITLIRGLLYWIAQLLGSVVACLLLKIATGGLETSAFSLSSGVGATNALVFEIVMTFGLVYTVYATAVDPKKGDLGTIAPIAIGFIVGANILAGGAFDGASMNPAVSFGPAVVSWTWTNHWVYWVGPLIGSAVAAVVYEIFFITPSSYEQLPVADY